The stretch of DNA gttttatttttgagaaaattaattCTGTATTAATTTTGATACAGTCTTAAGTACTTGTTGAATATACACAGGTTATTGGAAAGGAGTACTTCTACTTTGAAGTAGAtaaagtcagtggtcagacttaCCCTGCGTACTTCTCGACCACTTAAAATTGTACTTCAGTGCAGTCGTGCTTGGTCCAAATTGAAATTTAACTTTCTCGAAAATGGagtacaatttaaaaaaatattattgcatattttttatttattttttcataaaatCATCACTTGTACAACTAATTTTAGAATACTGTGTATATTTGATGGTATCATGTGTAAGAATTTGAAATCTTATGCAAactgtacatatatatattaccTTTGGAGTGAAAAGATGGCGAAGACCGTCAGACATTCCTGTTAAAGTGACACCACGAAAAAAGAAAATGATCAGAACGATGTATGGAAATGTGGCAGTCACGTACACGACCTATAAAGGAGAATTCATTTTATAAAGTTGCTTGAACTGGCAATTCAACTTTGTATAATTCCCTATTGTGGAATCATGCAATCGACATTGAATACTTTAAAAGAATACCTTCCCTGAAGACGCAATTCCCTTGATCATGCACATGTAGACAAGGATCCAAGCGACCACCAGTGCTAAAGCGATTTTCCAGTTGAACACTTCCGGACTGTTGATATCGTCAGAGATTATCAAAGTTGTACGATACCAAAAGTATTGGGTAGGACTGCTAATCTGAAGAATAAATGCTGCTCATAATTtaagtattttaattattttcaatttcaaaaGAAACTGAGAATTTGTAACGTAACCAGAGCCGAGAATAACCAAACTGGGCCAGAATGCACATAGGCAGTGGGAGGGGTTGAACTCTTTGGGGAGTTGAGGTTTTTAGAAGAATAGCGAAGGGAACACGTTTGAGAACCAGTACTTAATGCACATTAAATTTATTAATCTTACCACACATTCTGGCTCAGGAGCGTACGATCCGTTCTGGAAATATACATTGGGGCACTCTGCCCATGGTAGCTGCGATTGAAAACTCTGCAAATGGATTTTTTTATTAGTGAATCGATGGAATTTTGGTatctatttttgtatttttgtattagtAATCAGTCAGTTACTTACTTGAACGAAATAAAAGAGGCACCAAGCGATGATAGTGTTGTAATACAGAGCTACGTTAAAGGAAACTACGGCGCTGCTTACTCCAATGCCACCCATATATGGAGAAACCTGTTGTAAAAATGATATATCGCTTGTAACATGTGTACGTAAATTTGTTTTGATATCAACGCAATGCTATTGTATACAATCGTGTGACAGTCACCTGATTCCAAACACCGATAGCACCCTTTCGTAATCTCTGGCCAATTGCCAATTCCAGATAAAATATGGGTATACCCTCGATAGCCAACATTACAAAGTACGGGATTAAAAATGCACCTGTGTTTGAAAACATTAGCAGGTGAGAAACAGTTGACAGATAATTTGACAATTTATGCAAATGCAACAATGAACTATTGTTAAATTGTTTCATTGCTGGGCCATATATTTTGTGAACAGATCAAATTGTAAAATACCTTAGGTTTTATAACATAAGTATTTTAAGTTGCCTATTTGAAGGGACAATTACGTACCTCCACCATTTTTCTGAGCGAGATATGGAAATCTCCACACATTCCCAAGTCCCACGGCATATCCCACGGTTGCTAGTAGAAAAGTTAGCTTACTATCCCAATTTTCTCTTTCATCCTCCCCCGCTTCCGGTCGAAAAATTGTTTTCCCCTCGTTACTTCCGAGTTTGCTACCCCCGCCCCCATTCGTTGGTTTACTCTGCAACGTAGGAAAAGGTCATGCAAAAAATCTGTGAATGagagtgaatcttcaatactgatccAATTACAAAACAATATATAGAAGAATAATAAATTGCAGTAAATATAATTCTCAGATCCATTCATTTggattttgaataattttatagTGAAGTGTCATTTAGAAATTGATTCATTTTTGTAATTAATATGTTCATGTTTACCTTAGTGTTAGGACTGGAGTCTTCAAAGGCTGCGTTAGTGGCCCCGTAATTGGCAGTAGCGATAGTCTTCTTATTGTCCACCACTAATCTTCCTCTCATTTCCTTCATCTCAAGCTTGTCCACGCTTTTTTGGGGCTTTAAGTCGCGCGAACTTTGCCGCCGAACGAGATGCGCCGTGTTCGCCATTCTGCCTTTTTGTCGAGCGACCACGGTTCTCTTCCTTTGCAAAGATCAAACAGAAATACTACACGCGCCTATGGACTCCATCCTAATGAGAACAAAATCATTCCAACCGTGAATATTCATTGTCAGAATATTGCTAGTAGGATGTAGGTACGAATAGCTCTTTGGTAATGTTCGTATAATTAATGATGAAGTAATTACAGATTAATTAAAGAATACTACTGTATTAGATTATCCTTTGAAATATAGTCGTTTTGAAACATAgagaaatttcaaatttatatAATAATTCACATTTAATTAAACTACTTATAATTACAAGTGAAAACTGAACCACAATATGTACTTAATAGCTTCTGTTGTACAATCTTTATTACATATTCATTACTCCTCCAAAAATTTCAAAAGTCAGAGAGCATATATTTTTCTCATTAAATATGAAAAGGTCACACCACCTCATTCTTTTCACGTGCACACTGACATTTGACCTTTTGAATTTACAACAAAAATCGAAAGACAACATTCATTACAGAATTCAGCAATAATTCTAAAGTTTTTAGTTAAAATTTGCAATATCTTAAAATATTCACTCTGCTTTATAACAGATAGATTTTGAGACCACATGTAATGATATTACAGTGTTTCAATAAATCTGTAGAAATATATGTTACCATATAAAACTAAGTCACAAAAATGGAATATACAGATATCGGAATGTTTGAAGTAAACAATAGGTGATGAAGGGATATGTGTATAGTGAGTAGCACGCGATGCCTCCACCCGCTTAAACACTCATACCTCCAAGAAAAGTACTAGGAAGAAATGTCTTTACAATTATACTCGAACCTGCTACCGTCACCCTTTTTTCATCGATAGAACAGCCaaggaagagagagagatgTTTGCCTTTCGGCTTTACTACGGCCCTGACCTCCTACGTGAGAGATCTCATAAGAGCAAATCAAGAATCGTACAATATTCCTCAAGCACAATTGCATCGAAACTCGTTACATCAAAATTATTTGGTCCATAGCATAACGCAGCGACCACTAAATGCTACTTTAACATTTTTCTCTTCTAACCCAAGGTACCAATTTTATGAATAAAAATTAACTCAAAGAACAAACACAAAGCAACGAAAGAAAAAAACAGAATATTTCCATTGGACACTATCTTGtaaaataaaatcaaataaACTGTCGACGACAAATCACGAGATATTCGATAACATATTGGGCGGCAATTTTACACGAGTGACATGTACTATAACTACTTTTCCCATTGACGTCACGAGCACATCAATCAAATAGCATTTCTCGTTCCAGAAACATTTTCAACAGCAACTTTTCGAGCAGTGTTCTTCGAACATTTAACGTTCCATTCATTCACCAATTACTTCGAATGTTAGTGAAATTTAAGACAGTTGACAGTGAAGGTACGTGGGAATTCAAATGTGGAAATAGGAATTGTATCGTCACCGCGGGATGGTCGCCTAGAAGAAGAACGGAGGACAAGTCCCGCACAGATTTGCGATCGAATTGACAAAAAGACGATACGTTGTTTAGTCACGATTTATCGTTGCAAGTTCGTAACTGACCTGTTGGGGTGAGACAAAGAAACGCGCGAGGGCCTCCTTATGGTTCGAGGGACAGTTAGCTACTGTGGCACCCTCTACTACGATGGTAACTTTTGAAATCACAATATCCGACGGAATCAATAGCAGGCGCCGGCGCCCCAATGCCTCGGTGTCCTACAGACCGGAATATGCGTGAACCCTTTTTGTCAAGGAAGAGATTGGTCGATGATCGGCGAACCGAGCGCAAAAACATGCCAAATCGAGCCGATACCATCCCGTAGGAATATTTACCCATAAATTAAGGGGTGAAAACACGAGCGACATAAGAGTAGTTTATACCCGAGTGATCGGATTTAATATAATCCAAACAAAATTAATGGCAGTTTCGAAATTTATAGGCAcctatacaggatgtttcagaAGCGTAGGTAGAAATTATAGTAGGTGTTAAAAATCATAAGAGGGGGCAAAACATTTTAATAGATTTGCTAGCTAATTTGGAGACGAACTGCTTTTCAGTGTAAAGTTTACTTTGGAAATTTATGATATCGATTAACTTTTTATTTGTTGTTATTGTTTGTATGCCCACATTTAACATGAATATGTATGAATCGGAAATGAAAGTTGTTGAAATCATAGGAAATGTATATTATACTGAAAATTGAAATAACTAAAGTAAACTGCTATATTGAAACGAAACGTTTCGTTAAATTGTATTTGAATAACTAAATAAGTATAAGAAATTATTGACATTGACACAGAAGTTTTATTAAATTTGTGCCTATGATTTTGAAACAATTTATCCATAATTTTATTATGAAATAATTTATCCATAATTTATAAATTGAGTTTaactgaaaatataaaaaatcgtAAATGAAATTACATATTCCATAattgtattatttaaatatgtaaaattttatacatatatgtataatcaTATACAAGTTCATTGTGTCACATCAAGTAGAAGCGTTTGACCTTTACGAAAACTAAATCGATAGCAACTAACATATATTCTTACATTCTGTACACAGATGAGAATGTCTAAATATAGCAATAAGTTTGATATAAAAAATTCGGCACTATTAATAAAAAGTTTCTTTCACATATTTACGCTACACAGACTATATCAGAAATTATTCTACGATGCATAGTTGTTTCGGTTAATTATCaggtatgcgtgctatggataaGCGACAGGAGTAAACTTCTGTGACAGTAATGCAATTCTAGTTAACACAATTTCATGCTGACGCTCGTTATTATTAAGTGGCACACGCACGAACAATCTGACATCGTTTGTATTTGTAAAGGCCAATAAAAGTCATTAAAAAGCTTCCTAAAATTTTCTGTAATCAATTTTAAAACAGTTTCAAATTAAGTGCTGCCTTTTAAAGTTCTGTTCGACAAAATTAAATCTTGATTTTATAGACGGTACATAACGAGTTCTgccattttaattaaaattttttgctCAATAATAGCTGATTAGGAACCGTCAATTTATTGGTTCGCACTCGCAGTACAGCACCACTTGTTTATTGCCGTCAGTTGCAGACGAAAGAGGCTTACTTTCCGTTTCAGTAGATAAACCCGCTTTTAGTCAGACAAGTAGAATAACATACCACTTGTGTCAGCTTATATAACGTCTGTACTACTTACAATCTCTATCCTTCCGTGGATGCtaataatgaaattttttttaTCTTAAGTAGTATGACAATTGCAATTTTCATCGTGACAAAATTTATGCAAAATTAATGCATATGTTCTAGCTTGTAGATTttagattttttaatttataggaATTCCTAATTCATGGTAAGTAACTAAGTGAGGAAATTTTAAATTGTAaaacattttatttatatttttgtacaaaattgtttactcttaaaatatttaataaataaactgTCTCAGCGAATAATCTCTTTAGCCAGGAATTGCGTGAAGCCGAGTATACCTGAAACAAATAATGCAAATTAATTCAAGTTACCAATTAATTAAGATGCTAATTAAGGGAAAGGGCTTACGATCGATCCGAGCTCTCTTGAATCTGTCTTCGACGATAGACTTCGTTAAGTTTTCTATTGTTTCTTCGTTTTTAGGATCCAGTTGCTTTATATTATTGTTGATTTGCAGATATCTAAGTTTTGGGTTAATTAAGATTAAAATATTTCGGAGAATCAAATGAAATAACATTTTATGAAATGATTTGAACGAAAGGATACAATTCATGATAGTAATTTAAACCATCAATAGCCCACTCCAGAAGAAAATTTAGTTTCGGTCTATAAGGAGTTCCATTCACCAATTCCTTCATTGTGTCTTCGTTTAATGATACCTTGCTTCGAGCATCTTCCACTTTCTTCAAACGATTTCTTAGATCCTAATGGAATGCTTTCGTCAGTAACAGTAACAAAAAACAAATTTCGTGAAATTTTTCTCATATATTTTTATAGgttttatacatttttagtACCTATCAAATTGAGatcataaaattgaaaaaatcaattcgtTTTCTCTCGAAGCTGATTGGAGGAAGAAATACATATAGGTATACTGATATAGTTTACTGAACTAACAAAGTTTGATGGTGAAATATCGATAAAACTATTTTTATTTACTTGATTAATATTGTGAAACCGtgttgaaatgtccaaaagaaGTACGAGTTCGTTGTTAATGCCCATAAGAATTTTATAGATCAATTTCTCGTACAGTTCGTCCATTTTACAGAGCTCTGCATCATTGATCTCTTTCCTGTAATGTAATGACATCTGGTGGTAGATCAACAAACTACTGATTCGAAACTATTCATCGAGTTGTCAATCTATCAAGCGCAGATGCGGAATATCTAATCTATGACGAACTTTTAAGAAAAGTAGCAAACTCGATACCTTGTAACAAGTCGTAGTTGCTCTGATTGATTTCTTAGAGCGTGTAAGGGTCGTTCGGCTTCTTCAGTTAGTTCCTTCCATTTGTCATCCACTTTCTCCAGCTGTGAGAAATAATTAATCAGAGATTTATGTAGTTCTCTTGCCATGTTCTTATTTATAGGTTATACTAAGTCGACTAATGTAAAACATGTTCTCACATGATGGAGTCTAGAGTGCGCTAGTTGATGCAAATATTGTCTGTAGGCCGTAGGGTTTcaacatacaataaaactattaataaattataataattgtaggtaataataatattcagtAAAACTTCAGCTCATTCGTTCAGTAATTAtacttattttttttaaattgattatCAAATATCTCCATGTATTATTAATGAAAGAACGGTTCCGGGAAAACATTAGATCTCCCATTAACATGCTCTAATAACAACGATCTCGTTAATAAACACAATTAACGAGCTATGAAATAGATGTTTCTATTTTAATTAAGCAAGATTCATCTATTATCTA from Calliopsis andreniformis isolate RMS-2024a chromosome 2, iyCalAndr_principal, whole genome shotgun sequence encodes:
- the LOC143184815 gene encoding uncharacterized protein LOC143184815 isoform X1, coding for MARELHKSLINYFSQLEKVDDKWKELTEEAERPLHALRNQSEQLRLVTRKEINDAELCKMDELYEKLIYKILMGINNELVLLLDISTRFHNINQDLRNRLKKVEDARSKVSLNEDTMKELVNGTPYRPKLNFLLEWAIDGLNYYHELYLQINNNIKQLDPKNEETIENLTKSIVEDRFKRARIDRILGFTQFLAKEIIR
- the LOC143184815 gene encoding uncharacterized protein LOC143184815 isoform X2, with the translated sequence MIEEVYRSRKNNEELLEKVDDKWKELTEEAERPLHALRNQSEQLRLVTRKEINDAELCKMDELYEKLIYKILMGINNELVLLLDISTRFHNINQDLRNRLKKVEDARSKVSLNEDTMKELVNGTPYRPKLNFLLEWAIDGLNYYHELYLQINNNIKQLDPKNEETIENLTKSIVEDRFKRARIDRILGFTQFLAKEIIR